The sequence below is a genomic window from Draconibacterium halophilum.
CTCCACCAGGTACGCACATTTTCGTCTGTTGCCTTTTCTTTCCCATAATCTTTGAAGGTGGAAGAGACTTCTACCGGCTTGTTAAATGAAAACAACATCCAGGAGGGTTGATAGTCTTCAGGACCTTGGATAGGGCGTTGTGGAATGATGTGCGGGAAATCACCAAATGCCGTATAGGTGTAAAAGGTTCCCTCATTGTCAAAAAAAGCAGGGAATAATCCCAAGCGTCTTTCAAATGGACGATTTATTGAGATACTCATGGTAGCTATATGCCAAAAATTTCCATACTTATCTTGAAAAGTGCTGCCGTGGCCTGCACCTGCAATAAAACCTTCCGGTTTATAGGAAAATGGGTTCAAATCCGCAACTTTATAGGGACCCAACGGGGAATCGGCTATATATAAACCATCAGAGTAACTTCTATATTCAGTGCCCGGTGCTGCATACTGCAGGTAATATTTACCTTTATACTTGTTCATCCAGGGGCCTTCCATCCATGGTCGCTCAGTTGAAGTATTATAATCTCCATTACGCTCCCATCCATGCACATCCATATTACTATTAAAGCAGTCAACTGTTTTGCCAATAGGGTTGAGGGTTTGCACATCTAACTCCACGGCATAAATTGGCTCTTTATTCGAGCATCCATAAAATAAATATAACCGTCCGTCATCATCAAGGAATAAATCAGGATCTGTCATTTTAATAGGAAAATCGGGATTTGCGACAGTCCATTTGCCTAAATCGGGATTAGCTGTTTTATAAATACATCTTTTCTGGCTTATTGCTGTAGATGCTAGGAAATAGAGCGTATCTTTTATGACAACTGCTGTAGGTGCGTAATCTTCCCACGGCAGGTCGGTTGACGTAATGAATGACCAATTAGTAAGGTCAACGGATGACCAATAGCCTCCAGATTTCGAGGCAAATAAATAGTATTTGTTCTTGAAAAGAACTATAGTTGGATCCGCTCCTTCACGGGCTGGACGTCCAAACAAAGCAAAGCGATAATTTAGATTTAGTGGATTACAAATCGCAGTTTGTTTTCGAGAACTAAATTGTTGAGCATGCCCCTCTAGAAAAAAGCAATGCAAAACAATAATTATGAGATAAAGTGAAATACTAGTCTTCTTCATATGAATTTACATTTAAATGATTAAATATTTTTCTAATCGGATATATCATGGGGTTGTCTCCTCACATACGAACAAATGAGATCCGATAGATTATTATATAGTCACAAGTTCAATGACACTTAATTAGTATTTGTGCCATTATTAATCCTTCTGAGGTGGCCGTTAACTTTATGACACCTGCATTTCCTTTTGGCCGAACAATAGCCAAACACCTACCATTAAAAGTTTTTCTTTCCATTGTGTGAAAACTTGCCATATCTGTAGGATCAGCATTTCCCACTGCGGCTATTTCTCCAACTCCTTCAATTGAAAACTGAACTGGAATTTCAAAATTGGGAACCAATTGATTATTTTCATCTACAATTTCTACGGTGATGTAAGACAAATCATTTCTATCAGCATTTATGTTGGTGCGGTCAGCGATTAATCTTAAACCATGAGGAATTCCAGCTGTTTTGAGTTCAATAACAGCGGTTTCTTTTCCATTTTCAACATTGACCGCTTTTAGAGTACCGGGTTGATAAGGCACGTCAAATACCGCAGTAATACTGGTATCTGCAATTGCTTGCTCACCAATTGTTCTCCCATTTAACAGAAGACGCACCATGGGAGCACGAGAAAAGACCCTCACTTGTAAGGACTTTCCTTCAGAACCAGACCAGGTCCAACTCTGCCATTCTTGCGGCCACCCCCACCGGCTAATATTTTCTACCATTCCATCAGGAATGGGTTCGTGCACTGCCATGGCAATCGGACGATTACGCCATACTACATCCCGATAATAGGACTGTGGCTTTTTTTGTCCAATCAAATCAATATCACCGCACCATGCGTTGTACCATGGCCAACCCATAGTAGGCCTATTTCTCTCCTTTTTATCGTAATAGGCTCGCCCTACAGAAGCCTCCCCCAGGTAATCCATTGCGGTCCATACAAAATCACCGATTACATACGGGTGATTTTCTGCCATATTCCAGTTCTCCAAAGCTTCATTAGGCAAAGTCTCAGTCCCTAAAATAATTCGATCTGGAAACTGTTGATGGTCTTGTTCATATAATTGCCATAAATAATTATAACCAGCAACGTCCAATAATTCAAATGCTGGTTCGGTCTCACTCCACTTTTTATCTTTATTAGCCGGTTCCCAATATTCACATAAAGCAGCAGTAACAGGTCGTGTAGGGTCTAAACGACGTACTTCCTTTGCCAACTGTTTTGTTATTCGTAAACCAGAAGTATCAACTCTTTCTCTTATTTCATTCCCAATACTCCACATAATAACTGAAGGATGATTTCTATCCCTTAGAACCATTGCTTGCAAATCACGCTGCCACCTGTCTCTGAAATTTAGATGATAATCATCTGGAATCTTTGGCTCTTCCCACATGTCGAATGCTTCGTCAATAACCAACATGCCTATACGGTCACAGGCATTAAGCAAATGAGATGATGGAGGATTATGACTTGACCGAATAGCATTAAATCCGTTGGCCTTCAACAATTCAATTTTCCGTTCTTCAGCTCGGTCGATAGCGGCGGCTCCTAACAAGCCGTTATCGTGATGAATGCAGCCCCCCCTTAATAAAATATTATTACCATTTATCCTCAATCCATTTTTAGCATCAACTTGAATTGTTCGTATTCCAAATTGTGTATTTATCTTATCGAGTACAGTATCCCCTTTCTTTATTTCAGTGACTGCATTGTAAAGGTGAGGTGTCTCAACTGACCACAATAAGGGGGTCGTGACTTTAATATTCTGCTCAACAATCTTGGCTTCATTTATATCCAATGCTAATTCTTGTTTCGATTCACCAACTACCTGTCCTTTTGACGAAAGGATTGTTGTTACCAGAATCATATTAGTTAGCAATGGTTGTTTGGATTCGACAGTGGTTTGGATGTTTACAGTTGCCTTCTTGTCCGAAACCTCTGAAGTAGTTATGTAAATCCCCCAAGGAA
It includes:
- a CDS encoding family 43 glycosylhydrolase is translated as MKKTSISLYLIIIVLHCFFLEGHAQQFSSRKQTAICNPLNLNYRFALFGRPAREGADPTIVLFKNKYYLFASKSGGYWSSVDLTNWSFITSTDLPWEDYAPTAVVIKDTLYFLASTAISQKRCIYKTANPDLGKWTVANPDFPIKMTDPDLFLDDDGRLYLFYGCSNKEPIYAVELDVQTLNPIGKTVDCFNSNMDVHGWERNGDYNTSTERPWMEGPWMNKYKGKYYLQYAAPGTEYRSYSDGLYIADSPLGPYKVADLNPFSYKPEGFIAGAGHGSTFQDKYGNFWHIATMSISINRPFERRLGLFPAFFDNEGTFYTYTAFGDFPHIIPQRPIQGPEDYQPSWMLFSFNKPVEVSSTFKDYGKEKATDENVRTWWSAETGAKGEWITVDLEHQHKIGAIQINFADVDSKIKGRHDSVYYAYMLEYSVDKKTWNTLTDKRTNRTDVPHDYIEFDTPVSARYIKLTNEHVPGGNFSISDLRVFGIGSGKLPQVVSSFSVIRDITDGRNVTLSWKKKKDAIGYNIRYGIQPDKLYLNYQVLNTDSVTIHSLNSQQAYYFTIDAFNENGITKGKKIVGIKY
- a CDS encoding glycoside hydrolase family 2 TIM barrel-domain containing protein is translated as MKTRLIIFVLAMLTSCQFQTEKQEYFADRSQPFDQGWLFAKDSVGNAQQPVYDDSKWQEIELPHDWSINDLPNQNDEHIIGPFNKRSLGFTQTGFTMGGTGWYRKTFKTGDGLNNKQVTINFDGVYMNSDVWLNGYHLGNHPHGYTPFHYDLTPYLNPVGQENVLAVRVKNEGRNSRWYSGSGIYRHVWLTITENIHVVPWGIYITTSEVSDKKATVNIQTTVESKQPLLTNMILVTTILSSKGQVVGESKQELALDINEAKIVEQNIKVTTPLLWSVETPHLYNAVTEIKKGDTVLDKINTQFGIRTIQVDAKNGLRINGNNILLRGGCIHHDNGLLGAAAIDRAEERKIELLKANGFNAIRSSHNPPSSHLLNACDRIGMLVIDEAFDMWEEPKIPDDYHLNFRDRWQRDLQAMVLRDRNHPSVIMWSIGNEIRERVDTSGLRITKQLAKEVRRLDPTRPVTAALCEYWEPANKDKKWSETEPAFELLDVAGYNYLWQLYEQDHQQFPDRIILGTETLPNEALENWNMAENHPYVIGDFVWTAMDYLGEASVGRAYYDKKERNRPTMGWPWYNAWCGDIDLIGQKKPQSYYRDVVWRNRPIAMAVHEPIPDGMVENISRWGWPQEWQSWTWSGSEGKSLQVRVFSRAPMVRLLLNGRTIGEQAIADTSITAVFDVPYQPGTLKAVNVENGKETAVIELKTAGIPHGLRLIADRTNINADRNDLSYITVEIVDENNQLVPNFEIPVQFSIEGVGEIAAVGNADPTDMASFHTMERKTFNGRCLAIVRPKGNAGVIKLTATSEGLIMAQILIKCH